In Deltaproteobacteria bacterium, the sequence AGCCCGCGGCGAAACCCCGCAACGCGTGCCGGTCCTGGCCCGCCAGTCGCGCGATGCGGGGTCCCACGCGCGCGGGCGCGCCCGTCCGGTCGCGACGCCGGCGGGCACGTGATCGGACTCGCGAGCGCGCCGGCAGCGTCGCACGCTGCGCCCTCGGGGAGCCCCGAGAGCGCCGCCTTCGTGCTATACGGGCGCCCGCGACCGTCGTCGCGAAGAGCCCAAGACACCATGCCACGCCGCAACAAGATCACGATCGTCGGAGCTGGAAACGTCGGAGCCACCGCCGCCCACTGGGCAGTGCAGAAGCACCTCGGTGACGTGGTGCTGGTCGACATCAAGGAAGGTCTGCCGCAGGGCAAGGCGCTCGATCTGTCGGAGGCCTCGCCGGTGTTCGACTTCGACTGCGACGTCATCGGCGTCAACGACTACGACAAGACCGCCGGCTCCGACGTGGTCGTGATCACCGCCGGCGTGCCGCGCAAGAAGGACCCCGTCACGGGCAAGTTCACCAGCCGCGACGAGCTGGTCGAGATCAACCGCCAGATCGTCGGCGAGGTCACCCGCCAGATCGCCCAGCGCTCGCCCGAGGCCGTGCTCATCTGCGTGAGCAACCCACTCGACGCGATGTGCCACGTGATGCTGGCCGAGTCGGGCTTCCCGTCGCAGCGCGTGATCGGCATGGCCGGCGTGCTCGACACCGCCCGCTACAAGTACTTCATCGCGCAGGCGCTCGGCGTCTCGGTCGAGGACATCCACGGCATGGTGCTCGGCGGCCACGGCGACACCATGGTGCCGCTGCCGACCCACACCTCGGTCGGCGGCATCCCGCTCACCGAGCTGCTGCCGCAGGACACCATCGACGCCATCATCGCGCGCACCCGCAACGGCGGCGGCGAGATCGTCGGCCTGCTGGGCTACTCGGGCTACTACGCGCCCGCGGCCGCCAGCATCGCGATGGTCGAGTCGATCGTCCGCGACAAGAAGCGCGTGCTGCCCTGTGCCGCCTACCTCGACGGGCAGTACGGCTACAAGGACCTCTACATCGGCGTGCCCTGCGTGCTCGGCAGCAAGGGTGTCGAGAAGGTCATCGAGATGAAGCTCGGCGCCAAGGAGAAGGAGATGCTCGAGGTCTCCGCCAAGGCGGTGCGCGAGGTCGTCGCGATCCTCCCCTACGGAAAGAAGTGAGATCATGAAAATCCACGAGTACCAGGGCAAGGAGCTGCTGCGTCAGGGCGGCGTGCCGGTGCCGCTTTCGCGGGTGGCGTTCTCGCCCGCCGAGGCCGCGACCGCGGCCGCGGCCCTGATCGGCGAGACCGGCAACGAAGTCGTCGTCGTCAAGGCGCAGATCCATGCGGGTGGACGCGGCAAGGGTCGCTTCCGCGAGCACGCCGACCTCGGCGGCGTGAAGGTGGTCCGTGGCGCCGACGCGGCGGCCGAGGTCGCCGCCAAGATGCTGGGCAGCACGCTCGTGACGATCCAGACCGGGCCCGAGGGCAAGCTCGTGCAGCGATTGCTCGTCGAGCAGGGCATGGACATCGCGCGCGAGCTCTACCTCGCGATCACCCTCGATCGCGCGACCGGTCGCAACACCGTGATGGCGTCGTCCGAGGGCGGCATGGAGATCGAAGAGGTCGCGGCCACGCACCCGGAGAAGATTCTCCGTGAGACCATCGATCCGGCCCTGGGTCTGCGCGACTACCAGGCCCGCAAGCTCGCGTTCGGGCTCGGGCTCGGCAGCGACGGCGCCAAGAAGCTGGCGCTGTTCCTGCGCAAGCTGGTCGCCGCCTACGATCGGCTCGACTGCTCGCTGCTCGAGGTCAACCCGCTGGTGGTGACCAAGTCCGGCGACATCGTGGCGCTCGACGCCAAGGTCAACTTCGACGACAACGCGCTGTACCGCCACGCCGACGTCGAGGCCCTGCGCGACCCCACGGAGGAAGACCCCTCCGAGCTCGAGGCCAAGAACTTCGACCTCAGCTACATCAAGCTCGACGGCACCATCGGCTGCATGGTCAACGGTGCCGGCCTGGCGATGGCGACCATGGACATCATCAAGTTCTTCGGTGCCGAGCCGGCGAACTTCCTCGACGTCGGCGGTGGCGCGACCGCCGAGAAGGTCACCGCGGCGTTCAAGATCATCACCAAGGACAAGGCCTGCAAGGGCATCCTGGTGAACATCTTCGGCGGCATCATGAAGTGCGACACCATCGCCAACGGCGTGATCGCGGCGGTCAAGGAGGTCGGCCTCAAGGTGCCGCTGGTGGTGCGCCTCGAGGGCACCAACGTCGAGCTCGGCCGCGAGCTGCTCGACAACAGCGGTCTGCAGGTGACGACCGCATCCTCGCTGCGCGACGCCGCGGCCAAGATCGTGGAGATGACGAAATGAGCGTGCTGGTCGACCGCAACACCCGCCTGCTCGTGCAGGGCATCACCGGCAAGACCGGCCTCTTCCACGCCACGCAGTCGCTCGCCTACGGCACCAAGGTCGTGGCCGGGGTCACCCCCGGCAAGGGTGGCGAGCGCGTGCTCGCCGAGATGGACAACCCCGCCGGTGGCAAGGGCGTGCCGGTGTTCGACACCGTCGCCGACGCGGTGCGCGAGACCGGGGCCAACGCCTCGGTCATCTTCGTGCCGCCGCCGCTCGCCGCCGACGCGATCCTCGAGGCCGCCGACGCTGGCGTGCCGCTGCTCGTGTGCATCACCGAGGGCATCCCGGTCGCCGACATGATCGCGGTGCGTCGCGCCATCGCCGAGCGCCCGGTGCGACTCATCGGGCCCAACTGCCCCGGCATCATCACGCCCGAGCAGTGCCGCATCGGCATCATGCCCGGCTACATCCACAAGCCCGGCAAGATCGGCGTGGTCTCGCGCTCCGGCACGCTGACGTACGAGGCCGTGCACCAGCTGACGACGCTGGGCCTGGGTCAGACCACCGCCATCGGCATCGGCGGCGATCCGGTGAACGGCACCAACTTCGTCGACTGCCTGCGGCTGTTCAACGACGACGGCGCCACCGAGGGCATCGTGATGATCGGCGAGATCGGGGGCAGTGCCGAGGAGGACGGCGCCGCGTTCATCCAGGCGCACGTGCGCAAGCCCGTGGTCGGGTTCATCGCCGGCACCACCGCGCCGCCGGGCAAGCGCATGGGCCACGCCGGCGCGATCATCTCGGGTGGCAAGGGCACCGCGGGTGCCAAGCTCGACGCGATGCGCGAGGCCGGCGTGCACATTGCCGAGACGCCCTCGGACATCGGTCAGACCATGGTGCGCGCGCTCGGCCGCAGCTGAGCTCGCGCGCGTCGATGCGTGCGGCCGCAGTGTGCCGCGCGCACCTGCCCCGGCGGCGGTTGCCCACAACGTGGGTGGCCGCCGCTGTCGTTTGGGGCTGTCCCGAGCGAGGGTGACCAGCCCCGGCCGCCCTCGGCCGCACGTGATCGTTCGGCCGAGGCGAGTGAGTCGGACAACGGTTTGGTAGCTCACCGAAGCTTGGCACGTGTGGTGCTTGGATGATGTGGTGGGATCCGTGTCCGCGCCGTCCAGCTCGTTCGTCTTGTTGTGCGCCGAGGAGGACGACCTCGAGCTGGTCCGTTGGGTCGACGTGGCGCGCAGCCGCGGGCTGTCGCCCGAGGTGGTGACGGGCGTCGAGCGCGACGACGAACCGCTGGTCGAGGCCCTCGGTGATGCGAGTCGCGGCCTCTTCGTGGTGCTGCGCAGCGAGAACCTCGAGGGGGAGCGACTGCGGGAGATCAAGCAGCTGTTCGCACGCCATCGCAAGCCGCATCAGCGACTGACTGCCCTGCGACTCGAGCGATCGGCCGACGCCGCGATCGCCCAGATCGCGATCGAGCTGCGCGGCCCCTCGCGTCCGCGCTCGGAGACCTCGATGGTGATGCGCCTCGACGAGGCGATCGAGACCGGACCGCACCGCGTGATCGTGGCGGCACCGATGCCGCCGCCGACGCCCACCGTCGAGGTCGCGCTCGACCTGGCGCAGCACGTCGCGCAGCACGAGGTCACCGAGCGCATGATGCCGGGCGATCACACCGAGCCGCTGGCGATCGGCCGCCCGCTGCCCGCGAGCCCGCGACGCTCGTCGGGTGCGGGCCTGGCCGCGACGGTCGTGGTCGCGCTCGCCATCGGTGGCGGCGCGCTGTGGCTGACGCTGCGCCCCGATGCCGAGGCCGCCGCGACCCGCAGCCACGGTGGTCGCGTGAGCGAGGTGCGTGCCGCCGAGAGCGGCGACACGCCCGAGCTCGGCCAACCGGTCGTGCGCGAAGCTCCTGTGCGCATCGAGGCGGTGCCGCCCGGCGACGACCCGACGCCAGGCGAGCGCCCCCGCAGCGTGCCGCGATCGCGACGCACTGCGGAGCCATCGTCGAACCCCGCAGCTGGGCCGGCCGAGCCCGTGGGCGCCACCCCCACGGCCGAGGCCGCCGGCGCGTCCGCGGAGCCCGCCCGCGCACGGCCCGACCCGGAGCCGGCGTCGTCGCAGGGTCCGGCGGCGCCGCGCTCGAAGCTGCCGAGTGCGGCACCGGCCGCACCCGAGGTGGTCGCGCGCAGCGAGCCCGCCGCCGAGATCCCCAGCGAGCCGGCACCGCTCGAGTAGCGGCCGGTCGTGCCGGCCCGCGGCGGTCGCTTCGCGACGCGAAGTTCCACCGCGGCCTGCTAGCCTCCGCCGGGCGATGGTCTACATCTCGAAGGTCTACACACGCAGCGGTGACGACGGCGGCACCATGCTCGCCAGCGGCGAGCGCATCGGGAAGGACCACCTGCGCATCCGCAGCTACGGCGACATCGACGAGCTCAACGCCCAGATCGGCGTGCTGCGCATCGAGCTGCAGCGCGCCGACGAAGCGAAGGATGCCGGCTTCGTCGCGACCGCCGACGCCGAGCTCGCACGCATCCAGCACGAGCTCTTCAACCTGGGCGCCGAGCTGGCCACGCCGAGCGCGGTCGACGAGGTGCCCAAGCTCGCGGTGCACGACCGTCACGTCGCGCGACTCGAGCACGAGATCGATGCCCACAACGCCCTGCTCGAGCCGCTGCGCAGCTTCGTGCTGCCGGGCGGCGGTGCGGTCGCGGCGGTCTGTCACGTGGCGCGCACGGTGTGCCGCCGAGCCGAGCGCGAGCTGGTGGCGCTGGCCCACGGCGACCGCGTGCGCGGCGAGGCGCTGCGCTACGTCAACCGCCTGAGCGACTACCTGTTCGTGCTCTCGCGTGCGGCCGCCCGCGCGTGGCAGGAGCCCGAGGTGCTCTGGGATCCCGCGTCGGTGGAGCAGCCGTGAAGAAGTACCGCTACGAGTTCCCACCGCTCGAGCCCCACTTCGTCGAAGCCCCCAGCGCCGACGCCGTGGTCCGCTACGTGCGACGCACATACCCGCACAACTTCGACGAGGTGCTGCCGACGCTGGCCGAGATCCCGCAGTGGCCTGCGTTCTGGACCATCGTCGACGCCGACGGTCGCGCGCTGCCCAAGCGCCCCACCGAGTGAGCGCACCGGCCCGACGTCGCCGGTTGAGTCAGCCGTCGTCGGGCCAGGGCGAGCCGGTCGCACCGCAGCGGCGCAACAGCGTCTCGATGGCGCGCCGTCCCTCGTCCGAAAGACGGCGGCTGTCGTCGTTGACGTACAGCGCGATGTGGCGATCGATGACGTCGCCGCTCAGCTCTTGCGCGAGCGACTCGACCCACGGGCGCGACGCCGCGGGCTCGCGAAACGCCAGCGCGATCGAGCCCGACAGCGCGTGCTCGAAGCGAGCGACGAGCGACCGTGACAGCGAGCGCCGGGCGGTGATGACCCCGAGTGGCACCGGCAGTCCGGTGTCCTGCTCCCAGCAGACCCCGAGGTCCGCGATGCAGTGCAGGCCGTGGGCGCCGTAGGTGAAGCGGCCCTCGTGGATGACGAGCCCGGCATCGACCTCGCCGGCGGCCACCGCCGGCATCACGTGATCGAAGCGCATCGGCACCGGCACCACCTGCGGCGCGAAGGCCTGCAGGAGGCGCCACGCGGTGGTGCGCACGCCGGGGATGGCCACGCGGTGCTGCCCGAGCGCGGCCAGGCCGCCGAGATCGTCGCGCGCGGCCTGCCGTACCACCAACGGGCCCACGCCGCGCCCGAGCGCCGCACCGGCACCGAGCACCGCGTACTCACCCAGCGCCTCGGGCAGCGCGCCGACGCTCAGCTTGGTGAGGTCGAGTCGCGCAGCGTCGGGATCGCAGGCGCGGGCGTTGAGCGCCTCGATGTCCTCGATGACAGGCGACAGCACGATGCCGTCGAGGGCGACGCGCCCGTGGACCACGCCGTCGAACATGAAGGTGTCGTTCGGACAGCTCGAGAAGCCCAGGCTCAACGTCGTGCTCACGTGCAGACCCCCGCTGCGACCAGTCGATCGACGGCGCCGCCCAGCGCCACCATGGCGCGCCGCAGATCCCACCCGGCGCGGTCGCGATCGCCGGTGTAGTTGCTGACCGCTCGCACGGCGATCCACGGCACGCCGAGCTCGGCGCAGACCCACGCGATTGCGGCGCCCTCCATGGTCTCGATCGCCGCGCCGCTTCGCGCCCGCGCGGCCGCCAACGCATCGGTGCCGCTGCAGGTCGAGACCGTCACGCCCGCGACCGCGGG encodes:
- the sucC gene encoding ADP-forming succinate--CoA ligase subunit beta, with translation MKIHEYQGKELLRQGGVPVPLSRVAFSPAEAATAAAALIGETGNEVVVVKAQIHAGGRGKGRFREHADLGGVKVVRGADAAAEVAAKMLGSTLVTIQTGPEGKLVQRLLVEQGMDIARELYLAITLDRATGRNTVMASSEGGMEIEEVAATHPEKILRETIDPALGLRDYQARKLAFGLGLGSDGAKKLALFLRKLVAAYDRLDCSLLEVNPLVVTKSGDIVALDAKVNFDDNALYRHADVEALRDPTEEDPSELEAKNFDLSYIKLDGTIGCMVNGAGLAMATMDIIKFFGAEPANFLDVGGGATAEKVTAAFKIITKDKACKGILVNIFGGIMKCDTIANGVIAAVKEVGLKVPLVVRLEGTNVELGRELLDNSGLQVTTASSLRDAAAKIVEMTK
- a CDS encoding 1,4-dihydroxy-6-naphthoate synthase, whose protein sequence is MFDGVVHGRVALDGIVLSPVIEDIEALNARACDPDAARLDLTKLSVGALPEALGEYAVLGAGAALGRGVGPLVVRQAARDDLGGLAALGQHRVAIPGVRTTAWRLLQAFAPQVVPVPMRFDHVMPAVAAGEVDAGLVIHEGRFTYGAHGLHCIADLGVCWEQDTGLPVPLGVITARRSLSRSLVARFEHALSGSIALAFREPAASRPWVESLAQELSGDVIDRHIALYVNDDSRRLSDEGRRAIETLLRRCGATGSPWPDDG
- a CDS encoding cob(I)yrinic acid a,c-diamide adenosyltransferase; the protein is MVYISKVYTRSGDDGGTMLASGERIGKDHLRIRSYGDIDELNAQIGVLRIELQRADEAKDAGFVATADAELARIQHELFNLGAELATPSAVDEVPKLAVHDRHVARLEHEIDAHNALLEPLRSFVLPGGGAVAAVCHVARTVCRRAERELVALAHGDRVRGEALRYVNRLSDYLFVLSRAAARAWQEPEVLWDPASVEQP
- the mdh gene encoding malate dehydrogenase, which encodes MPRRNKITIVGAGNVGATAAHWAVQKHLGDVVLVDIKEGLPQGKALDLSEASPVFDFDCDVIGVNDYDKTAGSDVVVITAGVPRKKDPVTGKFTSRDELVEINRQIVGEVTRQIAQRSPEAVLICVSNPLDAMCHVMLAESGFPSQRVIGMAGVLDTARYKYFIAQALGVSVEDIHGMVLGGHGDTMVPLPTHTSVGGIPLTELLPQDTIDAIIARTRNGGGEIVGLLGYSGYYAPAAASIAMVESIVRDKKRVLPCAAYLDGQYGYKDLYIGVPCVLGSKGVEKVIEMKLGAKEKEMLEVSAKAVREVVAILPYGKK
- the sucD gene encoding succinate--CoA ligase subunit alpha, which gives rise to MSVLVDRNTRLLVQGITGKTGLFHATQSLAYGTKVVAGVTPGKGGERVLAEMDNPAGGKGVPVFDTVADAVRETGANASVIFVPPPLAADAILEAADAGVPLLVCITEGIPVADMIAVRRAIAERPVRLIGPNCPGIITPEQCRIGIMPGYIHKPGKIGVVSRSGTLTYEAVHQLTTLGLGQTTAIGIGGDPVNGTNFVDCLRLFNDDGATEGIVMIGEIGGSAEEDGAAFIQAHVRKPVVGFIAGTTAPPGKRMGHAGAIISGGKGTAGAKLDAMREAGVHIAETPSDIGQTMVRALGRS